The genomic DNA NNNNNNNNNNNNNNNNNNNNNNNNNNNNNNNNNNNNNNNNNNNNNNNNNNNNNNNNNNNNNNNNNNNNNNNNNNNNNNNNNNNNNNNNNNNNNNNNNNNNNNNNNNNNNNNNNNNNNNNNNNNNNNNNNNNNNNNNNNNNNNNNNNNNNNNNNNNNNNNNNNNNNNNNNNNNNNNNNNNNNNNNNNNNNNNNNNNNNNNNNNNNNNNNNNNNNNNNNNNNNNNNNNNNNNNNNNNNNNNNNNNNNNNNNNNNNNNNNNNNNNNNNNNNNNNNNNNNNNNNNNNNNNNNNNNNNNNNNNNNNNNNNNNNNNNNNNNNNNNNNNNNNNNNNNNNNNNNNNNNNNNNNNNNNNNNNNNNNNNNNNNNNNNNNNNNNNNNNNNNNNNNNNNNNNNNNNNNNNNNNNNNNNNNNNNNNNNNNNNNNNNNNNNNNNNNNNNNNNNNNNNNNNNNNNNNNNNNNNNNNNNNNNNNNNNNNNNNNNNNNNNNNNNNNNNNNNNNNNNNNNNNNNNNNNNNNNNNNNNNNNNNNNNNaaaataagattatttgtgaaaatatcaaaacaaatcaccaataactcttctcaactctttcataattaattacctttAGCATTATAATTCAATGTGAGGAACTTATTGAGCGTGTGAGATTTACCTGAGAATATGTATAATCTAAAGCATTTATTTTGTCAATTATcacattacttgattaaattttgggtgaaaagccaaatgcataaagtaataagtgtttgaatatgaaatttatttgtttttttaataattattttagtattttaataatttctaattataaatcagatttaataaagtttttggtgtttttaaacatctatataatcatatactccctccgttttaaaatataagatgttttagagaagttttttgtttcataatataggatgttttcaattttctatgcaacttttagataaatttagtattttatattatgcagtattgtttctgattggttgaacttgttaaaagtaaagacttcttaatctgcgtgctttacttaaaacatcctatattttgaaacggaggaagtattacatttattatgttttaaccgctaATGCAACTGTTGGTCAACTAATCGTAAAACTCCCGTAAATGCAACCATTTTAAAACGCTAATCCAGTTATTCAAAATGCTTAATAACTCTTGAAACCGGAATCTTTTGCTTTCGTAATCTCTTTCAACCGCAATTGCAAACGCTGCATTTGAACCAGTTAGACCCTGATGGAAGGCAACTGTGTTTGAAAGCAACACTCCTATTTGCCATTATGTTCGCTAAgtatttattgtttagtttgcaaatgattgatctttgagtaatacttgggttcacccctaggggtgaacctcttcattcacccccatataaaataaggaaataaaatctgtacatatttattataaaattagaaacttaaaccgttttttataaacccaaaccgatatataattttgttgtaattataaaatctaaaccctaacgatctcatttgtaaacccaaaccgaaatatactttcgttctaattgttaaatctaaaccctaaccatctcatttgtaaacccaaaccgacatataattttgttctaattgtaaaatctaaaacctaaccaccttatttgtaaaccccaaccgacatataatttcgttttaattataaaatctaaatcctcaTTCTCagttataaacccaaaccgatatataacctcgtttaattgtaaaatctaaagcaagacaatatttaactttctttaaataaaaatatacagaatttgtttccttaattagttttgctttttaatttaattttgatttattttttaaataaaatattagatagaacattctgattggttgagagggaagggggtgaatacaaaggttcagccctaggggtgaacctaagtatttttcttgaTGTTTACTAATACTACTTCATCTGTTCCTTATTAATCTAATTCCTAGAAAAAGTCAACTTTTTTGTCCTTTCAGTTttctatacattttttattagtttttgaagataaattataaaatttaagaaaaaatattgatcatTATTAGTTTAGAGttatagaaaattgttttttttttctttttttattcgaCAACCATGAAttttcattcaaattaaaaCCCATAAAGGGTTGTGTTCTTACAACATAAAACCAAATAGACATAGAGAGCTAAAGATAAGGGCTCCATGAGCTTAACAAAATGATTTTCACATTGAAAAGGTTTTGAGAAGTCTATTGGATCCAGGACGGATTCGTTCTTGAAGTCAGGCTTCACGAAATCCTCGACCAACGGGTGGTCATGAGCGGCTCTAGTGGATGGCACCGATGAGCTTTTAAAAGGGTGTTCCACGGAGGGAACGCTTGAGGGTTTTTCCGCCAACCTGAAAGGGTTCAAGGGCATGGGATAGTTTAAGCTTTGAAGAGCAAACATAATGGTTGTAGATGAAGCTGTATTCGGGGATCGTAGGCAGAGGGtatcaaaacataacaaagcaggtgggtcatccctctcatggcaatggaggtaaatgaaatccacacaaagcttgtaatcAGTTTGGCCCTGGAAAGTGGAAACAGACCCAAGCTTTCGATCTAATGGCAGTCGGTGGTACAAGGGTTCAACGATTTTTGTCGCCAACCTGAGAGGGTTCAATCGCATGGGATACTTAAAGCTTTGAAGAACATACCTCATAGCTGTAGATGAAGCTATAATCGGGGATCACAGGAAGAGGGTgtcaaactgtaacaaagcaggtgggtcatcCCTCACATGGCAATGGAGTTAAatgaattccacacaaagcttgtagtcAGTTTGGTCCTGGAAAGTTTCAACAGACCCAAGCAATCGATCTACTGGTGGTAGGTGGTACAAGGGGTCAAAGGGTTTAAGCAAGGGGGTCAAGCAAGCTATTGGATTTGATTCATAACTATGGTTATACAAGAACGGCATCTGGACAAAGCTACTAAGCTGACCTCGACAAACAGATTTATCAAGCAGTTCTGAAGACACCAACATTCTGCTACCGAGGGAAACTCGACTTGATCCAGCAGAGACTATTGATACTAAAGAACTGGAACTTGACTTAAGCTTCTCAATAACAGGTCTAGGTAGATAAATTCTCACACTAAGCAAGCATTGTCGACAATGGCACAGCAACTTCACATACACAGCAAGCAACGACCAAAGAGAAACCGACAGCAGGCATTTAATATGATTGAACGGATGCATCACAAGGACAAACGTTCGTGTGGAAAATGAAAATACAGACCTGGGCCTCAAAAGATTGAAACAGGGATCGTTGGCTTTGGTAGTGGGCCGAGATGAGGTTATTGGGCCTAACAATGGATACAAATCTATTAACAGAAACCCTAGGAAACCACCGGTTGAGCAGGGGGTGGCGATGGAAAGGTGGCATGGTGACAAGTAGCTTTTCCGACTGGATCCACTGGACACTGGGAGAGGCATGGACAGCAGAGATCTTGAGTCCTGAGGCTTCGCGGTGGGAGAGAGATTGAAGAGTAGAAAAAATAGCTTCGTTATCTCAGCTTCTCGCGGACATGAGTTTCTTAGCCAGAAGGCGACATCACCGAGAGTCGTCGTCTTACACCCCGGACATAGAAATTCAGGCAAGACGAGGATTTGTTCGGATCTGTACACTGAGAGAGGGGTCAGGTCTACTAGCCGCATCATGGGATTTGGGGAGAGGGGTTGATTCGGGCTGAGGGTCAGCAGAGCGATCCCTCGCCGTCTGACTTTGGATGAGTATCGGATAAGAAAACTTTCCAACGGGGGAGAGGAGACTTGAGAATGAAACTGAAGGAGAATGATTGATTGAGATATGCACCAACACAGAATTAAAAGGAAACAGGACAAGTAAATAGAAGCAGAAAGAAGACGAAGGACCCGACGCCGGCAAGCCGGAGCTTTACCAGCGTTAGAGCAGAATTCGCTTGAGGGGTTCTCGATATTTGTGCTTgagagaaaaatgttttttttttaattataattatgtatatttttcttttcttttgctttttagatCATAAATTTCACATAAATAATAATCTTGTACAACAAACAACGTCGTTGCAGTGACTAAAGAAAGGATTCCTCTATAGAAAATTGTTAATCACACAAATAATGCAATTATAGTTAGTTTTCAATATGCATGaatatttctttaaaatgtattaataaGAAACAATGGTAGTAATTTACGACTGGCGATAGTTAATTTAGATCTTACAGATATAACTAATTTAGATTTTAACCTTCCCAAACAAAATTTAGGGCTGAACCGCTTCGAATATCTGAACAATCATGCATAATCTAATCAAATTTGACTCTGAAGGAAATATGTCATATTCtctaaccaaattttaaaaattagtatataagttttaaaattaacaaattagtctaaaattaaatcttaaacctctaaaatttaaaccaaagcTCAAAAATATATACCCTAATTAAACGAAAATCCTAAAATCTTAAgcatagaaaccaaaaaattataaacgcAAAATGTGTAGTTTATTGATTTGAAGGAATTAGTTTATTGTAAGATCTTTTAAAGCCTTTTTCTGAATTGTGGATATATAGCGATTAACGTATAACGAGtcgttttttttggtatatagaagaaaaagaggaaaaaaaaacccaaaaaaagggGAGAAAATCGAATCGTTATGTTAACAAAAAGATTGTCTTTAACGTACGTAATATTACGTCTCtttataatcatcatcatgtaGTTTGTGTACAAACCTAAAAACCCTTCGACTTTTTTTGTGTAATTCTTTTTGTATCTGGCTGTTACCGCACGTGTAAGGTAACGTGTCCATCTACACTTGTGTATCGGCGAACTTTGATCGATCCACTtcactttatcttctttttgtttctagttCGTGGATCAAAAATACAAACTAAGTTAGCTTAGTTACAACTGGATCTGATGCTCGTTAGTGTTTTTGTTCGTAATTGGGatgattttgagtttgattctttgGATCTTGAATTTGCAATTGATTTTCAttgttatatgttgttaatatttgaatttttacattgatctgtttattctttctttgaatAAGCTCTTGCCAGTTTCAAAACCATGGTTGCAAATAAGAAGCTAACTACAAGTGACGCACTTGCTTTCGTCCGTCTTGTAAAGACTAAGTATCAAGATAACCGTGAAATATACGATAGATTTCTTAAGGTCATGAAGGACTACAGAGCTCAgaggtatttgtttttttttctcccttatAATGTTGGTTCTACTTTTACTCTTTCATTagtttctattatatatatatatatatatatatatatatttttttattgtagggTTGATACTCGTGTTCTCATATCAAGAGTGAAAGAACTCTTCAAAGGGCAACCAGAGATACTCTtagctttcaatgttttcttgccAATGGGTTACGAGATAACACTGATCAAAGATGACAAACATCCACCAAAGAAGTCTACTGCTCACTTTGACGATGCTTTTAATTTTGTCAACAGTGTCAAGGTAGTTGTGAATACTAGTAGATAGGATTTacagtttaattttgattagtttgtAAAAAGGTTTTGATCCAAAATGATCTAGAAAGCTACATGTAAAAAATAGTTCGAAACCTTTTTAATCTATCAAAATTAGAGATATTCATAATCTTGGTGCACTCTAgagttaaatatttttaatgttttaagatttaaaatctTTCTGGTGTAAGGCATAGTTCTTGtgtaaatattttgaattactTCATTTAGATTTACTCTATTgcggtatattttttttatatctaccagaaattatattcttctttttctgtgtgttttttatttagatttatctCTCTTTCTAACTTTACTATCGTTTTATCTATAGTCAAGATTTGAGAATGATAAAACATTCGACTCATTTTTAGAAGTTTTGAAcacatataaaaagaaaaacaagagcgTTGCTGAGCTCTACAATGAGGTATACATATGTAATACAGTATGTGCTTCgatatgtttttttgtcttcttccatATTTTCTCGTATTGGATTTAATGATATGTCTAACTTTTGCAGGTGGCTATCCTTTTTCGAGGCCATCAAGACTTGCGTGAGGAATTCCATCACTTTCTTCCTCGTTGTGGATGAATGTTTTTGGTTCGAGCCACTTCTATATGCTTCAATCTTGACTCAAGTAATGGGCATTATCATTAGTTTGTTGCTGAACTGGTAAAACTAGTACTCTATTTTTCAAGTTGTTTTATACTATTTAAACTGAATATTATACTTAGATATCAATATTACTTACACAAATATGCCTAACACAAGTTCCATACGAGTTTGGTACATTCACAATAATTTTATCGTATGGTATATGAATGTTACGCATATTTCTCCTACGCCTTAAATATGGAGGAGAAAtctttaattaactaaaaacaGTTGTATCCTTacttattttcaatatatttaactatattttaatttattgacaTATCATATAACTAAATTAAGTATAGGTTaaagttatttttctttaattttttttttttttattgttatagtAGATATATCTTACAGTAGAAAGAGTCCCCGACATATCTTACAGTAGAAAGAGTCCCAAACATAAGAGGAGTTGAAAACACACTTGTTTTCTCAATCGTACTTGAATTGAATTTGTATTAAATCTcgagtctatatatatattcaatcaTACTTACGCATTAATTTACGATCTTTAACATTACTAGCTAAACTCTCTTATCATCTTTttgcacaccaaaaaaaaactcatcgtCTCTTTTCAATCAATCGCTCGGAATGGCACACCAAGAACCGCACAGTCGTACATGGGAAAAGGTCGTCTTCTGGCTCttgattattttcatatttgcCGGTGTTATTGGGACTATTGTTTATTTAGGCATAAAAGAATCTCGCCAAACCTCATCAGTGCCGAAAATAGAATTAGTTTCTATGGATTTTGCGGTGCACAATATTACAGAGACTCGTCTTAATGTAAAGTGGGATCTGTCTATAAGGATCCCTGATGATCTTGCTCCTCTTTATATAAGTCTTCAAGGAGATGTTCAAGCTTCCTTGCTTTACAAGAATGTCACTCTGGTTATCTCCCCACAAAAGTAAGCAATTTTTTTCCTcctatactattttttttttttttttacttaaagcTGTTTTGAAttctttaaatttgtttgtcttttcgGAACTAATTGAACTCTTCTATATGATCAGATACTACAATCTCGAGCTCTACAATCCTAAGATTCTTAAGGTTTCAGCTCTTGTTTCTGATGATGATATCAGCATTTCGATTGCAANNNNNNNNNNNNNNNNNNNNNNNNNNNNNNNNNNNNNNNctatttttttttttttttttacttaaagcTGTTTTGAAttctttaaatttgtttgtcttttcgGAACTAATTGAACTCTTCTATATGATCAGATACTACAATCTCGAGCTCTACAATCCTAAGATTCTTAAGGTTTCAGCTCTTGTTTCTGATGATGATATCAGCANNNNNNNNNNNNNNNNNNNNNNNNNNNNNNNNNNNNNNNNNNNNNNNNNNNNNNNNNNNNNNNNNNNNNNNNNNNNNNNNNNNNNNNNNNNNNNNNNNNNNNNNNNNNNNNNNNNNNNNNNNNNNNNNNNNNNNNNNNNNNNNNNNNNNNNNNNNNNNNNNNNNNNNNNNNNNNNNNNNNNNNNNNNNNNNNNNNNNNNNNNNNNNNNNNNNNNNNNNNNNNNNNNNNNNNNNNNNNNNNNNNNNNNNNNNNNNNNNNNNNNNNNNNNNNNNNNNNNNNNNNNNNNNNNNNNNNNNNNNNNNNNNNNNNNNNNNNNNNNNNNNNNNNNNNNNNNNNNNNNNNNNNNNNNNaaaaaaaaaaaaaaaaaaaaaaaaaggaaggaagtGCAGTTCGCATCGCGGTTTTCTCTAACTGATTGCAGAAAAGAGATGCCACGAGTTATGAGCTATGCCTGCGATGAAGTCACCTTGAGGTTTGAACCTGGATCAGAGATGAAGGCGAAAGTGTTTGGGAAACATCCAAACTGCATCTATATCTGACCAAAGTCCGTCCATGTCATCACCAATTcattgctttttcttttcatcaacAGTTTATTGTTAGGTTTTTGTGAAATAAAGGCTTTGTCGAAtcataaatttggtttttaattatcTAGATGTTGTCAGATTTCTGATagagtttgaaatttttttcagaGCTATTAAAATCTAATAACGGTTGGTTTCAAAACAGTGTCtgtatttaaattaaaaccttATCACCCTGGTTTCTTAAAAGAATTCtaatataagtttttaataaaaaaaattatgcactTAATCTCCTCTTTTAAATCTGTCTCTCCGATCCTGTCAAGAAACTCTAAAAAATCTTGacaattattttctaaataaatatatatatatatatatatatatatatatttcctaacAAAGCTTCATAATATTACTTAttacatttatatttatattgtccTTTAATTTCGATAAggcattttcatttttgtttttgtttttagttgatAAAGTAGGGCAATTCTTCGGATATTATCTTCGAAATTTAGTTAAATGTTAGCCAAACTTCTTTCGTTTTTAGCTAACGTTCTATTCCCCCTTGGAACTATCACATCGTACCAGATCCATCCCGATCTTTGACTTCGTTCCTACTCTACCTATTTTTACTCGAATTCATAGTTCTATTGCTATTTCTCCATTGACCTTTTAAACGGTTTTGAAATTAAATACGATTATAAACCCACATAAAACCGGTATGAAATCAATTTATAACCCAAGTAACATATACAACCGACCCACCATGTTCTTCACTTGAAATCAAAAATCcctaaatttgttttgtaaaaaccCTAAACGGCTAAACCAGAAGAACAAATCATGAACAATTTTGAGGCAAAGAATATTAAATTGTTTCAGAGAATGAGAAGAATAAGGATAtcgaaatcaaaacatatattcacCAACGCTTAGGCTTAGCTGATAGCTAATCTGGAGTCTACAACAAGTCAAGCTAAAAAAATGTACTCATTCTCCATGAAGGAGCTCTTGAATCTGCAAACACTGACACGATtcctggattttttttttctggatcgAGTCCATATTGATCTCTCTACAAACGGATAAAAGAATATCACAATCTCTCagcatttttgtttatttctttggtggttttttcaaagtccatctctctctttctctcttcagcGTGATTGTGTGgaattattttataagttttgttATGGATTGTGTGAATTTAAAAACGATtattgatctctctctttctctattttttgtgTTGATACGGGGGATAGTTTATCATCTGCGTATATGGTTAGACTTCGTATTGATTCTCCAATAATCGCTGGATTGTCGAAAATTGATAAAcagaataatttgtttttaggtaTATGTGTATACTTAAAAGTCACTGTTTTGATTATCTGTCTTTTTATGATTGTTTGCagggttttgaaaagaaaaaaacgagaggaagaggaagataaatcgatttgggaatttttgattttagagtttttttaggtttagttttgtaattgggttgaa from Camelina sativa cultivar DH55 chromosome 7, Cs, whole genome shotgun sequence includes the following:
- the LOC104701648 gene encoding paired amphipathic helix protein Sin3-like 1, producing the protein MVANKKLTTSDALAFVRLVKTKYQDNREIYDRFLKVMKDYRAQRVDTRVLISRVKELFKGQPEILLAFNVFLPMGYEITLIKDDKHPPKKSTAHFDDAFNFVNSVKSRFENDKTFDSFLEVLNTYKKKNKSVAELYNEVAILFRGHQDLREEFHHFLPRCG
- the LOC104704783 gene encoding uncharacterized protein LOC104704783 produces the protein MAHQEPHSRTWEKVVFWLLIIFIFAGVIGTIVYLGIKESRQTSSVPKIELVSMDFAVHNITETRLNVKWDLSIRIPDDLAPLYISLQGDVQASLLYKNVTLVISPQKYYNLELYNPKILKVSALVSDDDISISIAXXXXKKKKKRKEVQFASRFSLTDCRKEMPRVMSYACDEVTLRFEPGSEMKAKVFGKHPNCIYI